One genomic region from Anopheles bellator chromosome 2, idAnoBellAS_SP24_06.2, whole genome shotgun sequence encodes:
- the LOC131211636 gene encoding glutaminyl-peptide cyclotransferase-like, with the protein MPRVQTLLYFPVIALIVSHAHAQKNVQRHAPSQLSVDGLHRLAEAPFEMDEALSKLLVERVVGSEGHEGVKNFLIDHMRQLSWTVEVDEFEDTVPIFGKLQFSNVIATLNPNAQRNLVLACHYDSKYFPNQGFIGATDSAVPCAMMLTIASSMSPYLAAVRENTDVGLQFIFFDGEEAFERWTATDSIYGARHLAARWEQEDRLKTMDMLVLLDLLGMPEPKFYSYFPETEKWYVQLISAEKRLDEVSHLENYSTSSVSPKQQTIAYFQPHSFSAGIEDDHIPFLRRGVPILHIIPSPFPDVWHQPTDNADIVDLPTVRNLIRVFRVFIAEYLHLPL; encoded by the exons ATGCCACGAGTGCAAACTCTCCTTTACTTTCCAGTGATAGCACTTATTGTCTCGCACGCTCACGCCCAGAAAAATGTG CAACGGCACGCTCCGTCGCAGCTCTCCGTCGATGGCCTTCACCGGTTGGCAGAGGCACCCTTTGAGATGGATGAGGCTTTGAGCAAGCTGCTCGTCGAAAGAGTGGTCGGCAGCGAAGGCCACGAAGGAGTGAAAAACTTCCTTATTGATCATATGCGCCAACTATCGTGGACGGTCGAGGTAGATGAATTCGAAGACACGGTGCCCATTTTCGGAAAGCTACAGTTTTCGAACGTGATCGCGACACTCAACCCTAACGCCCAGCGGAATCTCGTGCTGGCGTGCCATTACGATAGCAAATACTTTCCGAACCAAGGCTTCATCGGTGCCACCGATTCGGCCGTTCCTTGCGCGATGATGCTGACCATCGCCAGCTCGATGAGCCCATACCTCGCAGCTGTGCGCGAAAACACGGACGTAGGCCTGCaattcattttcttcgatGGCGAGGAGGCTTTCGAGCGCTGGACCGCCACGGATTCGATTTACGGTGCGCGTCACCTGGCGGCGCGATGGGAGCAGGAGGATCGCCTGAAAACGATGGACATGCTAGTCCTACTCGATCTGCTTGGTATGCCGGAGCCGAAATTTTACAGTTACTTCCCCGAGACGGAAAAGTGGTACGTGCAGCTCATATCGGCCGAGAAACGGCTCGATGAGGTGAGCCACCTCGAAAATTACAGTACCAGCAGTGTGTCCCCGAAGCAGCAAACCATCGCTTACTTCCAACCTCATTCCTTCAGTGCCGGCATTGAAGACGATCACATTCCTTTCCTACGGCGGGGCGTACCAATTTTGCACATAATTCCGAGTCCGTTTCCGGATGTTTGGCACCAACCGACAGACAACGCAGATATCGTTGATTTACCGACGGTTCGAAACTTGATTCGGGTATTTCGCGTATTCATTGCCGAATACCTGCACTTACCTTTGTGA